One window from the genome of Zonotrichia leucophrys gambelii isolate GWCS_2022_RI chromosome 27, RI_Zleu_2.0, whole genome shotgun sequence encodes:
- the G6PC3 gene encoding glucose-6-phosphatase 3 isoform X1, whose translation MEPPPQEPVPQPSAMDALHQAGIHAAVALQAGPPWLEQFWLLLSSYLGPGSIYTVCFPLARGLDEHVSLMVLWIALLAEWLNVVLKWFLFGERPYWWMHESGMAEREQLPLRQFPITCETGPGSPSGHCMILGAALWPVVTALSEEVSRCSRSRLLRLLPFLLYLLLLAAMGLSRIFVLAHFPHQVISGSLAGSLLPADGSGAAAERAGPARAGHGRGAGPGLVPPPGQHPLLGPRVAAARDAALGLAVPGGRQRAGAGRGRLAPLEPPRRRGAVAAGAAAGQRRAGGAGARRAAQAAQERPHRPVVPERGGSIRAGARAGGDPAAPAHPHPAAAPRDPLEPPSVSGRGGVCSRFILTCSKDPRIEWGVSALFPVHPHPPFPPGTFKMSGGSPLLCQFILTFHFLQDPQIEWGVPTPVPVHPHPPFPPRTPKLSGGVCSVPSSSPPSLSSRDLQIEWGVPTPVPVHSHTPSPQTEHCPSSCSPSPAPGTPLTPGRGP comes from the exons ATGGAGCCCCCCCCGCAG GAGCCAGTGCCCCAGCCCAGTGCCATGGACGCCCTGCACCAGGCTGGCATCCACGCCGCCGtggccctgcaggctgggccgccctggctggagcagttctggctgctgctgagctcgTACCTGGGCCCCGGCTCCATCTACACCGTGTGCTTCCCGCTGGCCCGCGGCCTGGACGAGCACGTGTCCCTCATGGTCCTGTGGATCGCCCTGCTGGCCGAGTGGCTCAACGTGGTGCTCAAGTG GTTCCTGTTCGGGGAGCGCCCGTACTGGTGGATGCACGAGTCAGGGATGGCTGAGCGGGAGCAGCTCCCCCTGCGCCAGTTCCCGATCACCTGTGAGACGGGACCAG GGAGCCCCTCGGGGCACTGCATGATCCTGGGGGCGGCCCTGTGGCCCGTTGTCACCGCGCTGAGCGAGGAAGTGTCCAGGTGCAGCCGGAG CcggctgctgaggctgctcccgTTCCTGCTCTACCTCCTCCTGCTGGCGGCCATGGGGCTCTCCCGGATCTTCGTCCTGGCCCATTTCCCCCACCAGGTGATCTCCGGCTCCCTGGCAG GTTCGCTTCTTCCTGCTGacggctctggggctgctgctgagcgcGCTGGCCCTGCACGGGCTGGCCACGGCCGCGGGGCTGGACCTGGACTG GTCCCTCCGCCGGGCCAGCACCCGCTGCTCGGACCCCGCGTGGCTGCGGCCCGAGACGCGGCCCTGGGCCTCGCTGTGCCGGGTGGGCGGCAGCGCGCTGGGGCTGGCCGTGGCCGCCTGGCTCCCCTTGAGCCGCCGCGCCGCcgaggagctgtggctgctggagccGCCGCTGGGCAGCGCCGCGCTGGGGGTGCTGGCGCTCGACGTGCTGCACAAGCTGCCCAAGAGCGACCACACCGCCCTGTGGTACCTGAACGTGGCGGCTCGATACGCGCTGGGGCCCGTGCTGGTGGGgaccctgctgcccctgctcatCCTCACCCTGCGGCGGCTCCGCGAGACCCCCTAGAGCCCCCCTCAGTGTCGGGGAGAGGGGGGGTCTGCTCCCGGTTCATCCTCACCTGTAGCAAGGACCCCCGGATTGAGTGGGGGGTGTCTGCTCTGTTCCCAGTTCATCCCCaccctccctttcctccagggACCTTCAAAATGAGTGGGGGGTCCCCACTCCTGTGCCAGTTCATCCtcacctttcatttcctccaggacccccagatTGAGTGGGGGGTCCCCACTCCTGTGCCAGTTCATCCTcaccctccctttccccccaggacccccaaattgAGTGGGGGTGTCTGCTCTGTTCCCAGTTCATCCCCaccctccctttcctccagggACCTTCAAATTGAGTGGGGGGTCCCCACTCCTGTGCCAGTTCACTCTCACACTCCTTCTCCCCAAACTGAGCATTGTCCCAGTTCAtgctccccctcccctgccccagggaccccccTCACCCCGGGCAGGGGTCCCTga
- the G6PC3 gene encoding glucose-6-phosphatase 3 isoform X2 codes for MEPPPQEPVPQPSAMDALHQAGIHAAVALQAGPPWLEQFWLLLSSYLGPGSIYTVCFPLARGLDEHVSLMVLWIALLAEWLNVVLKWFLFGERPYWWMHESGMAEREQLPLRQFPITCETGPGSPSGHCMILGAALWPVVTALSEEVSRCSRSRLLRLLPFLLYLLLLAAMGLSRIFVLAHFPHQVISGSLAGMALGWGLQRWPPNFLKVRFFLLTALGLLLSALALHGLATAAGLDLDWSLRRASTRCSDPAWLRPETRPWASLCRVGGSALGLAVAAWLPLSRRAAEELWLLEPPLGSAALGVLALDVLHKLPKSDHTALWYLNVAARYALGPVLVGTLLPLLILTLRRLRETP; via the exons ATGGAGCCCCCCCCGCAG GAGCCAGTGCCCCAGCCCAGTGCCATGGACGCCCTGCACCAGGCTGGCATCCACGCCGCCGtggccctgcaggctgggccgccctggctggagcagttctggctgctgctgagctcgTACCTGGGCCCCGGCTCCATCTACACCGTGTGCTTCCCGCTGGCCCGCGGCCTGGACGAGCACGTGTCCCTCATGGTCCTGTGGATCGCCCTGCTGGCCGAGTGGCTCAACGTGGTGCTCAAGTG GTTCCTGTTCGGGGAGCGCCCGTACTGGTGGATGCACGAGTCAGGGATGGCTGAGCGGGAGCAGCTCCCCCTGCGCCAGTTCCCGATCACCTGTGAGACGGGACCAG GGAGCCCCTCGGGGCACTGCATGATCCTGGGGGCGGCCCTGTGGCCCGTTGTCACCGCGCTGAGCGAGGAAGTGTCCAGGTGCAGCCGGAG CcggctgctgaggctgctcccgTTCCTGCTCTACCTCCTCCTGCTGGCGGCCATGGGGCTCTCCCGGATCTTCGTCCTGGCCCATTTCCCCCACCAGGTGATCTCCGGCTCCCTGGCAG GgatggctctgggctgggggctgcagcgCTGGCCCCCCAACTTCCTCAAGGTTCGCTTCTTCCTGCTGacggctctggggctgctgctgagcgcGCTGGCCCTGCACGGGCTGGCCACGGCCGCGGGGCTGGACCTGGACTG GTCCCTCCGCCGGGCCAGCACCCGCTGCTCGGACCCCGCGTGGCTGCGGCCCGAGACGCGGCCCTGGGCCTCGCTGTGCCGGGTGGGCGGCAGCGCGCTGGGGCTGGCCGTGGCCGCCTGGCTCCCCTTGAGCCGCCGCGCCGCcgaggagctgtggctgctggagccGCCGCTGGGCAGCGCCGCGCTGGGGGTGCTGGCGCTCGACGTGCTGCACAAGCTGCCCAAGAGCGACCACACCGCCCTGTGGTACCTGAACGTGGCGGCTCGATACGCGCTGGGGCCCGTGCTGGTGGGgaccctgctgcccctgctcatCCTCACCCTGCGGCGGCTCCGCGAGACCCCCTAG
- the LSM12 gene encoding protein LSM12 codes for MAAPGEYFSVGSQVSCRTCQEQRLQGEVVAFDYPSKMLALKCPSSSGKPNHADILLVNLQYVSEVEIINDRTETPPPLASLNVSKLANKARTEKEEKMSQAYAISAGVSLEGQQLFQTIHKTIKDCKWQEKNIVVMEEVVIAPPYQVENCKGKEGSALSHVRKIVEKHFRDVESQKVLQRSQAQQTQKDTSLSS; via the exons ATGGCGGCGCCGGGCGAGTACTTCAGCGTGGGCAGCCAGGTGTCCTGCCGCACCTGCCAGGAGCAGCGCCTCCAGGGCGAGGTCGTCGCCTTCGACTACCCCAGCAAGATGCTGGCGCTCA AATGCCCCTCTTCCAGTGGCAAGCCCAACCACGCAGACATCCTGCTCGTAAACTTACAGTACGTGTCAGAAGTGGAAATAATCAATGACCGCACGGAAACGCCTCCCCCTTTAGCCTCCCTCAACGTCAGCAAG cttgCCAACAAAGCACGGAcggagaaggaggagaagatgAGCCAGGCATATGCAATTAGTGCTGGTGTCTCTctggaggggcagcagctcttccAGACCATCCATAAGAC CATTAAGGACTGTAAATGGCAGGAGAAGAACATAGTTGTGATGGAAGAAGTCGTCATTGCCCCTCCGTACCAGGTGGAGAACTGTAAAGGCAAAGAGGGGAGCGCCCTGAGCCACGTACGCAAAATA GTGGAGAAACACTTCCGGGACGTGGAAAGCCAGAAGGTCCTGCAGCGTTCACAagcacagcagacacagaaGGACACGTCCCTGTCATCCTGA
- the TMEM101 gene encoding transmembrane protein 101 — MAAGRGWRRRALRLLTAGGGVLLTRFPFWHCFSGLLLCAERADLRRKPDIPVPYLYVDMGVAVLCASFMSFGVKRRWFALGAALQLAVATYAAHVGGHVHYGDWLKVRMYSRTIAIIGGFLILASGAGELYRQKPRSRSLQSTGQVFLGIYLICQAYSLQHSTEDRLAYLDHLLGGELALQLLFLLYGLLALAFLSGYYVRTAAQVLAVLLPLAILLIDGNLGYWHALRRVEFWNQMKLIGQNVGIFGAVVILATDG; from the exons ATGGCGGCGGGCCGCGGGTGGAGGCGGCGGGCGCTGCGGCTGCTGACGGCGGGCGGCGGCGTGCTGCTCACCCGCTTCCCCTTCTGGCACTGCTTCAGCGGGCTCCTGCTGTGCGCCGAGCGCGCCGACCTGCGCCG gaAGCCGGACATCCCGGTGCCCTACCTGTACGTGGACATGGGCGTGGCCgtgctctgtgccagcttcATGTCCTTCGGGGTCAAGCGGCGCTGGTTCGCCCTGGGCGCCgccctgcagctggcagtggCCACCTACGCTGCCCACGTCGGGGGGCACGTGCACTACGGAGACTGGCTCAAG GTGAGGATGTACTCGCGCACCATCGCCATCATCGGCGGGTTCCTGATCCTGGCCAGCGGCGCCGGGGAGCTGTACCGGCAGAAACCCCGCAGCCGCTCCCTGCAGTCCACGGGCCAGGTGTTCCTGGGCATCTACCTCATCTGCCAG GCCtactccctgcagcacagcactgaggaCCGCCTGGCCTACCTGGACCACCTGCTGGGGGGtgagctggccctgcagctgctcttcctgctctacgggctgctggccctggcctTCCTCTCGGGTTACTACGTGAGGACAGCAGCGCAGGTGCTGGccgtgctgctgcccctggccaTCCTGCTCATCGATGGCAACCTGGGCTACTGGCACGCGCTGCGCCGCGTCGAGTTCTGGAACCAGATGAAGCTCATCGGCCAGAACGTCGGCATCTTCGGGGCTGTGGTCATCCTGGCCACTGATGGATGA
- the LOC135458348 gene encoding peptide YY-like: MVPSPRPWRALVAVSLCALLCLAAAYPPKPESPGEDASPEEMARYFSALRHYINLVTRQRYGKRASPGVAGTEPLLGTGSDGSRFDDDSSW; encoded by the exons ATGGTGCCGTCCCCGCGGCCGTGGCGCGCGCTGGTggccgtgtccctgtgtgccttGCTGTGCCTGGCGGCCGCGTACCCCCCGAAACCCGAGAGCCCCGGCGAGGACGCGTCCCCCGAGGAGATGGCGCGCTACTTCTCGGCCCTCCGCCACTACATCAACCTGGTCACGCGGCAGAG GTACGGGAAACGCGCCAGCCCCGGTGTCGCGGGGACGGAGCCGCTCCTGGGGACCGGCAGCGACGGGTCACG GTTCGATGACGACTCCTCGTGGTGA
- the MPP2 gene encoding MAGUK p55 subfamily member 2 isoform X2, translating into MPAAASVTAMQQVLDNLMGLPGTPGVADLDLIFLRGIMESPIVRSLAKAHERLEERKLEAVRGDNLALVQEILRDIGRLARPEAQGAAAELARILREPHFQSLLETHDSVAAKSYEPPPSSPGPEASLGSQPVPPDAVRMVGIRKAAGENLGVTFRVERGELVIARILHGGMVAQQGLLHVGDVIREVNGREVGSDPRALQDSLRHASGSVVLKILPSYQEPHPPRQVFVKCHFDYDPATDSLIPCKEAGLKFMAGDLLQIVNQDDPNWWQACHVEGGSAGLVPSQLLEEKRKAFVKRDGEVAPSAGALCGSLSGKRKKRMMYLTTKNAEFDRHELLIYEEVARMPPFRRKTLVLIGAQGVGRRSLKNKLIMSDQARYGTTIPYTSRKPKDSERDGQGYRFVSRGEMEADIKAGRYLEHGEYEGNLYGTRIDSIRAVVDAGKMCILDVNPQAVKVLRTAEFVPYVVFIEAPTPERLRAMNRAALESGVATKQLTEADAQRTVEESSRIQRGYGHYFDLSLTNDDLERTFGRLREAMELLRVQPQWVPVTWVY; encoded by the exons ATGCCGGCGGCCGCCTCGGTCACGG cCATGCAGCAGGTCCTGGACAACCTGATGGGGCTCCCGGGGACCCCGGGGGTGGCGGACCTCGACCTCATCTTCCTCCGCGGCATCATGGAGAGCCCCATCGTCCGCTCCCTGGCCAAG gcccACGAACGGCTGGAGGAGCGCAAGCTGGAGGCGGTGCGCGGGGACAACCTGGCGCTGGTGCAGGAGATCCTGCGCGACATCGGGCGCCTGGCGCGGCCCGAGGCGCAGGGAGCGGCGGCGGAGCTGGCGCGGATCCTGCGGGAGCCGCACTTCCAG TCGCTGCTGGAGACCCACGACTCGGTGGCTGCCAAGAGTTACGAGCCCCCCCcgagcagccccggcccggAGGCGTCGCTGGGGTCGCAGCCGGTGCCCCCCGACGCCGTGCGCATGGTGGGCATCCGCAAGGCGGCCGGGGAGAACCTG GGGGTGACGTTCCGCGTGGAGCGGGGGGAGCTGGTGATCGCCCGCATCCTGCACGGGGGGATGGTGGcgcagcaggggctgctgcacgTGGGGGACGTGATCCGCGAGGTGAACGGGCGCGAGGTGGGCAGCGACCCGCGGGCGCTGCAGGACAGCCTGCGCCACGCCAGCGGCAGCGTCGTGCTCAAGATCCTGCCCAGCTACCAGGAGCCACACCCGCCCCGACAG gtgtttGTCAAGTGTCACTTCGACTACGACCCGGCCACCGACAGCCTGATCCCCTGCAAGGAGGCCGGGCTCAAGTTCATGGCCGGGGATTTGCTGCAGATCGTCAACCAGGATGACCCCAACTGGTGGCAG GCGTGCCACGTGGAGGGCGGCAGCGCGGGGCTGGTGCCcagccagctgctggaggagaagcGCAAGGCGTTCGTCAAGCGGGACGGGGAGGTGGCGCCCTCGGCAG GGGCCCTGTGTGGCAGCCTCAGcgggaagaggaagaagaggatgaTGTACCTGACGACGAAGAATGCCG AGTTCGACCGGCACGAGCTGCTGATCTACGAGGAGGTGGCGCGGATGCCGCCGTTCCGCCGGAAAACGCTGGTGCTGATCGGGGCGCAGGGCGTGGGGCGCCGCAGCCTCAAGAACAAACTGATCATGTCTGACCAGGCGCGCTACGGCACCACCATCCCCT ACACGTCCCGGAAGCCGAAGGACAGCGAGCGGGACGGGCAGGGCTATCGCTTCGTGTCGCGGGGCGAGATGGAGGCGGACATCAAGGCGGGCCGGTACCTGGAGCACGGCGAGTACGAGGGGAACCTCTACGGCACCAGGATCGACTCCATCCGCGCCGTGGTGGACGCGGGCAAGATGTGCATCCTGGACGTCAACCCGCAG GCCGTGAAGGTGCTGAGGACGGCGGAGTTCGTGCCCTACGTGGTGTTCATCGAGGCGCCCACGCCCGAGAGGCTGCGAGCCATGAACAGGGCGGCCCTGGAGAGCGGCGTGGCCACCAAACAGCTCACG GAGGCGGACGCCCAGCGCACGGTGGAGGAGAGCAGCCGCATCCAGCGCGGCTACGGGCACTACTTCGACCTGAGCCTGACCAACGATGACCTGGAGCGCACCTTCGGGCGCCTGCGCGAGGCCATGGAGCTCCTGCGCGTGCAGCCCCAGTGGGTGCCCGTCACCTGGGTCTATTAG
- the MPP2 gene encoding MAGUK p55 subfamily member 2 isoform X1 translates to MNPSGPGSGPPALAPPAPPAMQQVLDNLMGLPGTPGVADLDLIFLRGIMESPIVRSLAKAHERLEERKLEAVRGDNLALVQEILRDIGRLARPEAQGAAAELARILREPHFQSLLETHDSVAAKSYEPPPSSPGPEASLGSQPVPPDAVRMVGIRKAAGENLGVTFRVERGELVIARILHGGMVAQQGLLHVGDVIREVNGREVGSDPRALQDSLRHASGSVVLKILPSYQEPHPPRQVFVKCHFDYDPATDSLIPCKEAGLKFMAGDLLQIVNQDDPNWWQACHVEGGSAGLVPSQLLEEKRKAFVKRDGEVAPSAGALCGSLSGKRKKRMMYLTTKNAEFDRHELLIYEEVARMPPFRRKTLVLIGAQGVGRRSLKNKLIMSDQARYGTTIPYTSRKPKDSERDGQGYRFVSRGEMEADIKAGRYLEHGEYEGNLYGTRIDSIRAVVDAGKMCILDVNPQAVKVLRTAEFVPYVVFIEAPTPERLRAMNRAALESGVATKQLTEADAQRTVEESSRIQRGYGHYFDLSLTNDDLERTFGRLREAMELLRVQPQWVPVTWVY, encoded by the exons ATGAACCCGTCCGGGCCCGGCTCCGGCCCGCCCGCCCTCGCCCCCCCGGCACCCCCAG cCATGCAGCAGGTCCTGGACAACCTGATGGGGCTCCCGGGGACCCCGGGGGTGGCGGACCTCGACCTCATCTTCCTCCGCGGCATCATGGAGAGCCCCATCGTCCGCTCCCTGGCCAAG gcccACGAACGGCTGGAGGAGCGCAAGCTGGAGGCGGTGCGCGGGGACAACCTGGCGCTGGTGCAGGAGATCCTGCGCGACATCGGGCGCCTGGCGCGGCCCGAGGCGCAGGGAGCGGCGGCGGAGCTGGCGCGGATCCTGCGGGAGCCGCACTTCCAG TCGCTGCTGGAGACCCACGACTCGGTGGCTGCCAAGAGTTACGAGCCCCCCCcgagcagccccggcccggAGGCGTCGCTGGGGTCGCAGCCGGTGCCCCCCGACGCCGTGCGCATGGTGGGCATCCGCAAGGCGGCCGGGGAGAACCTG GGGGTGACGTTCCGCGTGGAGCGGGGGGAGCTGGTGATCGCCCGCATCCTGCACGGGGGGATGGTGGcgcagcaggggctgctgcacgTGGGGGACGTGATCCGCGAGGTGAACGGGCGCGAGGTGGGCAGCGACCCGCGGGCGCTGCAGGACAGCCTGCGCCACGCCAGCGGCAGCGTCGTGCTCAAGATCCTGCCCAGCTACCAGGAGCCACACCCGCCCCGACAG gtgtttGTCAAGTGTCACTTCGACTACGACCCGGCCACCGACAGCCTGATCCCCTGCAAGGAGGCCGGGCTCAAGTTCATGGCCGGGGATTTGCTGCAGATCGTCAACCAGGATGACCCCAACTGGTGGCAG GCGTGCCACGTGGAGGGCGGCAGCGCGGGGCTGGTGCCcagccagctgctggaggagaagcGCAAGGCGTTCGTCAAGCGGGACGGGGAGGTGGCGCCCTCGGCAG GGGCCCTGTGTGGCAGCCTCAGcgggaagaggaagaagaggatgaTGTACCTGACGACGAAGAATGCCG AGTTCGACCGGCACGAGCTGCTGATCTACGAGGAGGTGGCGCGGATGCCGCCGTTCCGCCGGAAAACGCTGGTGCTGATCGGGGCGCAGGGCGTGGGGCGCCGCAGCCTCAAGAACAAACTGATCATGTCTGACCAGGCGCGCTACGGCACCACCATCCCCT ACACGTCCCGGAAGCCGAAGGACAGCGAGCGGGACGGGCAGGGCTATCGCTTCGTGTCGCGGGGCGAGATGGAGGCGGACATCAAGGCGGGCCGGTACCTGGAGCACGGCGAGTACGAGGGGAACCTCTACGGCACCAGGATCGACTCCATCCGCGCCGTGGTGGACGCGGGCAAGATGTGCATCCTGGACGTCAACCCGCAG GCCGTGAAGGTGCTGAGGACGGCGGAGTTCGTGCCCTACGTGGTGTTCATCGAGGCGCCCACGCCCGAGAGGCTGCGAGCCATGAACAGGGCGGCCCTGGAGAGCGGCGTGGCCACCAAACAGCTCACG GAGGCGGACGCCCAGCGCACGGTGGAGGAGAGCAGCCGCATCCAGCGCGGCTACGGGCACTACTTCGACCTGAGCCTGACCAACGATGACCTGGAGCGCACCTTCGGGCGCCTGCGCGAGGCCATGGAGCTCCTGCGCGTGCAGCCCCAGTGGGTGCCCGTCACCTGGGTCTATTAG
- the MPP2 gene encoding MAGUK p55 subfamily member 2 isoform X3 produces MQQVLDNLMGLPGTPGVADLDLIFLRGIMESPIVRSLAKAHERLEERKLEAVRGDNLALVQEILRDIGRLARPEAQGAAAELARILREPHFQSLLETHDSVAAKSYEPPPSSPGPEASLGSQPVPPDAVRMVGIRKAAGENLGVTFRVERGELVIARILHGGMVAQQGLLHVGDVIREVNGREVGSDPRALQDSLRHASGSVVLKILPSYQEPHPPRQVFVKCHFDYDPATDSLIPCKEAGLKFMAGDLLQIVNQDDPNWWQACHVEGGSAGLVPSQLLEEKRKAFVKRDGEVAPSAGALCGSLSGKRKKRMMYLTTKNAEFDRHELLIYEEVARMPPFRRKTLVLIGAQGVGRRSLKNKLIMSDQARYGTTIPYTSRKPKDSERDGQGYRFVSRGEMEADIKAGRYLEHGEYEGNLYGTRIDSIRAVVDAGKMCILDVNPQAVKVLRTAEFVPYVVFIEAPTPERLRAMNRAALESGVATKQLTEADAQRTVEESSRIQRGYGHYFDLSLTNDDLERTFGRLREAMELLRVQPQWVPVTWVY; encoded by the exons ATGCAGCAGGTCCTGGACAACCTGATGGGGCTCCCGGGGACCCCGGGGGTGGCGGACCTCGACCTCATCTTCCTCCGCGGCATCATGGAGAGCCCCATCGTCCGCTCCCTGGCCAAG gcccACGAACGGCTGGAGGAGCGCAAGCTGGAGGCGGTGCGCGGGGACAACCTGGCGCTGGTGCAGGAGATCCTGCGCGACATCGGGCGCCTGGCGCGGCCCGAGGCGCAGGGAGCGGCGGCGGAGCTGGCGCGGATCCTGCGGGAGCCGCACTTCCAG TCGCTGCTGGAGACCCACGACTCGGTGGCTGCCAAGAGTTACGAGCCCCCCCcgagcagccccggcccggAGGCGTCGCTGGGGTCGCAGCCGGTGCCCCCCGACGCCGTGCGCATGGTGGGCATCCGCAAGGCGGCCGGGGAGAACCTG GGGGTGACGTTCCGCGTGGAGCGGGGGGAGCTGGTGATCGCCCGCATCCTGCACGGGGGGATGGTGGcgcagcaggggctgctgcacgTGGGGGACGTGATCCGCGAGGTGAACGGGCGCGAGGTGGGCAGCGACCCGCGGGCGCTGCAGGACAGCCTGCGCCACGCCAGCGGCAGCGTCGTGCTCAAGATCCTGCCCAGCTACCAGGAGCCACACCCGCCCCGACAG gtgtttGTCAAGTGTCACTTCGACTACGACCCGGCCACCGACAGCCTGATCCCCTGCAAGGAGGCCGGGCTCAAGTTCATGGCCGGGGATTTGCTGCAGATCGTCAACCAGGATGACCCCAACTGGTGGCAG GCGTGCCACGTGGAGGGCGGCAGCGCGGGGCTGGTGCCcagccagctgctggaggagaagcGCAAGGCGTTCGTCAAGCGGGACGGGGAGGTGGCGCCCTCGGCAG GGGCCCTGTGTGGCAGCCTCAGcgggaagaggaagaagaggatgaTGTACCTGACGACGAAGAATGCCG AGTTCGACCGGCACGAGCTGCTGATCTACGAGGAGGTGGCGCGGATGCCGCCGTTCCGCCGGAAAACGCTGGTGCTGATCGGGGCGCAGGGCGTGGGGCGCCGCAGCCTCAAGAACAAACTGATCATGTCTGACCAGGCGCGCTACGGCACCACCATCCCCT ACACGTCCCGGAAGCCGAAGGACAGCGAGCGGGACGGGCAGGGCTATCGCTTCGTGTCGCGGGGCGAGATGGAGGCGGACATCAAGGCGGGCCGGTACCTGGAGCACGGCGAGTACGAGGGGAACCTCTACGGCACCAGGATCGACTCCATCCGCGCCGTGGTGGACGCGGGCAAGATGTGCATCCTGGACGTCAACCCGCAG GCCGTGAAGGTGCTGAGGACGGCGGAGTTCGTGCCCTACGTGGTGTTCATCGAGGCGCCCACGCCCGAGAGGCTGCGAGCCATGAACAGGGCGGCCCTGGAGAGCGGCGTGGCCACCAAACAGCTCACG GAGGCGGACGCCCAGCGCACGGTGGAGGAGAGCAGCCGCATCCAGCGCGGCTACGGGCACTACTTCGACCTGAGCCTGACCAACGATGACCTGGAGCGCACCTTCGGGCGCCTGCGCGAGGCCATGGAGCTCCTGCGCGTGCAGCCCCAGTGGGTGCCCGTCACCTGGGTCTATTAG